A window of Terriglobales bacterium contains these coding sequences:
- a CDS encoding dihydroxy-acid dehydratase: protein DSDVFEGTARVFDGERAAMDALEDGTIVAGDVVVIRYEGPKGGPGMREMLAVTAALVGAGLGDSVALLTDGRFSGATHGLMAGHVAPEAARGGPIAAVRTGDIVVFDIPARRLSLELSDAEIRQRLANWKAPAPRYQRGVMAKYANQVSSAAIGAVTQ from the coding sequence TCGACTCCGACGTGTTCGAGGGCACCGCAAGGGTCTTCGACGGAGAACGCGCCGCGATGGACGCCCTCGAGGACGGCACCATCGTTGCCGGCGACGTCGTCGTGATCCGCTACGAAGGCCCCAAGGGCGGCCCCGGCATGCGCGAAATGCTGGCGGTCACGGCGGCGCTGGTGGGCGCGGGACTGGGCGACTCGGTGGCGTTATTGACGGACGGGCGCTTTTCCGGCGCAACCCACGGATTGATGGCGGGGCACGTGGCGCCGGAGGCGGCGCGCGGCGGCCCCATCGCCGCGGTCCGCACCGGAGACATCGTGGTGTTCGACATTCCGGCGCGGCGGCTCTCGCTGGAGCTGAGCGACGCCGAAATCCGGCAGCGGCTGGCCAACTGGAAGGCGCCGGCGCCGCGCTACCAGCGCGGAGTCATGGCGAAGTACGCGAATCAAGTCTCGTCGGCCGCAATCGGGGCGGTAACGCAGTAA